The following is a genomic window from Calliphora vicina chromosome 5, idCalVici1.1, whole genome shotgun sequence.
aaataatgttcagTTATTGGACTTTACcacaatatttctataaattacATTAGTAGAACAAAGAGCATTGACCAAAGACTGCTGCCACAACAAGTAATAGTTAAAATGAAGTAATCCTtgtgcaaaatttcaatttgtatataCATTTTTCTGTATGCcactaatatttgtttataacacCACATATAAGCACAAAACTCTTACCCAATTCAGCTTCTCCATAACGAGGTGGTATACATTTCTTATGACAAGCATTTGTCATGCGATTATATAAATCGGACATCATTTCGATTTCCATTTCTTGCATCATTTGTAATTTTGCCTGTTCGGCGGGACTAATCTGGGGCATGGCCATGTTTAAGAGCAGATGAAATTTACACGTGTGtgttcttttataaatttactttttaatttaaatgatatGAAATCGTTGAAGATTGCTTTAATGTATAGTTGGTTTGTATGGTTATTGCTTGTAATATTTTATGCGTTGAAACGTCTAGTGCCCACTGATTCGTATTCACCAATATTTGACTTCTTCATGCGATCACGTATTTGCATATCCTCGTAACGCCTCTTGTCCACAGAATTTTTCGATATCACAAACGAATAAACACCAACTACAGTTATAACAGTCCtataaatggaaaaattaatacaattgtatTAAACCTTGTGTTTTAATTGAtgttttaagcaatttttgtgtaaaaatcgTACCAACCGACAGCGATTCTACCGAAATTACCCAAAGacattactttttttttcgtttagctTGGCAAGTTTTTCATTTACACCACAATCACCAGAAAATATGTAAACAGCTGTTATGACATAACCTCAACTTGACAGTAAAAGAGAGCGAGAATGACAAACTGTAAAAAGAGATGGCGAGTTAGAGATGGGATATTTTAAGTTGTCAGTTTGTTGGGTGTTAAGTGTACAGTGGTGTTATTAATGTAATCGAATTaggaaaatagtagtattttagtaataattactactatatttatattttgtagtgCTAATTTGTGGTAAATCTTaggaaaataaagatttttataaaaattagcaTAATAAATATAAAGGGTCTTCCGAACTTTAACAGTTGATAGCatccatattgttgaagctacactTTTCGAAtcggctgtcatttattcagctTCTTTGCCAACTTATGGTCGTTATAATCATCCTACCGAGAGCACTATTCGCAGTCCACTGGTTcagttaaataaaaagaaagaaaaaaatttcaatatttcacaaatactttttttatttaaatttaaaaataggaaGCCATTTTAGAATAATtgctttttaattcaattatctatatatataaaaatgaaatggtccatgtatgtaatgtcatcacgtgagaacggctgggtAAAActcgaaaattcttttttttgtgagtccagtcaactgtaataaaaaaagctccctaaagtatgcagtataatttagatattttatttgcaaataaataagaacaggcgtgggttggagaaacttgaagaactaacattagtaaatgctaccgggcgaaaccggggcgatcaactagttttgtATAATTTCCACTTTTCTTACTTTCATTATAATTTGGATATGCTAATGATCCGACTAAAGCGTTTTCGAGATATCGCACtttgtgttgtttttatgttgaaatATACATATTCGCAGGGCGGCAGATTGACCAAAAGCCGCACCGTGAATTCTAAAATGATTGATTAAAAAAACCccatatttttcgtactaaatttcaagcaataatttattgtattccaaaaaataataaacaacaaattagttataaaaaaataaaacaaaaaatattattaaacaaaacaaaaaagagattacaaaaaaatgcaattgtataacaatttggtttttttaaatacaaaatatggtTGCTTAGAAAAGAGATCattataaatacaatacaactttttttttcaaaaaattcaaaatttaaacattacaaaaatatacagCAATATGTTTAGTTTAATAAAGCATATtagtaaataattataaatataaaaataaatagaaaaaataaaattcgatatttcATAGGCAAACAACCTAACTACTATTAACTGGTAGGTGGTATTGAAAAGGCTCGCTGGCCACTGCCATGATTGGGCTTCGAGCCAAACCAGCTCATTTTCCAATTTAAAGTGTCGTGCAAGAGTTTCTCTTCCTCTTTGGTTAGTTTAAGTAGTGTGGCTACGGCACGTATTAAATGGCGAGCTTCAACCtagagaatttttaaatatgtttagaaTGTTTTTTGTATGTATTAGGGATAACTTAGTGTGGAGACTTACCTCCCGGCTAGTTAGAAATTTGACAATGACAtgctttaaatatttgaaattcacTTCATCCAttataatactatttttaattaaacaaccACAATTTTGACatagtttattattttcaatggaaTATGTTGGTGTTGTAGTTGCAGTTGGAGTCTTTTGGATTTCGCTGGTGTCTTCGAGAGATTTTGCCGAAGAGAATTCCTTTTGTAAAGTCTTTTTTAAATCGGTTAAACGTtgatttaaaactttaatagtCTGGAGAAAAAATAGGGTGCAAATGGAAATTGGTTACATTAGAGGGtataacaaataacaaaacTCACCTTATTCTTTTCCGTTATATCACTTTGTAACTCATCATATTCCTTCATTTTCGTATTATTTTCGTTCATCGTTTTCTCCATTTCCTCCAATTTCTGTTTACACTCTGAGATTtccaattgtttattttttaattgcacTTCCAATGAGGAATTCTTCTCATGTATTTCATTGGCTTCATCTCTTTCATCACGCAATTCTTTCTTCAGCAATTCCTCGCTTTGAGAGATTTCGGCATTCTTTAATAGAGCTGTAAGCTTCTCTTCCTTTTCGCTCTCCAGCAGCACTTGAGTATCGGTTAATTGTTGCTGTATGTCTTGCATTTGTTGTCGCAGAGATTGCGAAACATTGGCCGCATCGGCAGCATAATTGCCAAAACGTTCATCAGCCGCTTCGagacgattttttaaatcacgaTTTTCCACTTCTAAAGAAGCCTATAGTGTAGAGTTTAATAAAATGTGGTTCAAGGCAAAAGAAAATTAaggatttttgtgtttttttatattaacaacATCTACATTATGTTAGTTTGTTTGCTAGTTGTAATATATTCCAATAGAAAGCAAACAAACTGACCtctaaattaagaaaacaatagtaaaaattggttttaaagtttcaattgggaataaaagaaaataattagctttatttaatttaaataaaaacaatgattaaaaatataaatgaaaacaaacataaaatctTTGGATTATTGGTTTTGGTTGGGTTGGGTGAAGggtaaattttagttttagtcaTGGTGCTTATAAATGTAAAAAGGCAAGTgtgactttgttttttttttttggaaaagttggCAAGCATTGTTAGTTAGATATCCCATTGCAATTCATCTACGTCTGTAGAAATACTCACGGATTTATTACGTTCATAAACAACTTGCTGTTCACTTTCTTCACGGCACTCTTTTAAAGCTACATTCAATTCATCAATTTCTTCCTCCAAGAGTTTTATCTGTTaagaaaatcattattattttaaaatgtaatttttttttaaaacagtaaCCCACCTTATCAtctctttgttttatttcatcGTTAGCCTTTAGCAATTCAAACTCTACATGCTTCACCCTTTCGATAAGATCATCTTTTGTTTTTAAGACTTTTCGTTTTTCGGTGGTTTCTTCGGCCACTTGCTTGGACAAACGACTGACCTGAGTCTCTAGCGCCAGATTCTGTCCACTCCATGAACTTTTTATATCCGATAGCTGGAGATGGGCTTCTTCTAGGTGCTGTTCCAGCAATTTGCGTTCATGCACCAAGGCTTGTAGTTTTTCGTCTCCACTGAGGCCATTTAGGGATTCAATGCGGGCCTTTTCAACAATTTGTAAACGCATTTTTAAGTGGCGATTTTCTTCTTCGATGGCCGCCAGAGTGGTGGTTAAGTTATTTTTGTCTTGTTGAGAGGAATGTCTAAGTTGTTGTAGTTCGTCCTAAAcggagaagaaaatttaaaacaaattaataaatagtaacaaaatttaatgcatttttcacaacaatgaaacaattttttctaaatctCTTGAATTTTTGAGCATATAGGGCACTTTGTACTATTTTCCCTCCCTTACCTTCAAATCTTCCACCTCTGTTTCATAATGCTTAAATCTTTCCAATTCCGATGTTAGATTCTCCACCTGCTGCTGATGCTGACGCATGGCATTCAATCGATCGACGGCCTCTTGCTCACGAAACGACAGCAGGCTGCGTAATTTATCAATTTcatgttgttgtatattttgtatCTTCTCCTGTTCCTCACAGTAGATATCCTTTTGGGTTTGTGCCACTTTAACTGTCTCCAAAagtatttcatttgttttctcAACACGCAGCTTTTCCTCCTGCAACTGGCTAATGCGATTTTGCAAATCCGATGCTTTTGAGGAAAGTTCCTGGCACTGTTGTCTAAGATTTATTAATGACTCGGACTATataacaacaagaacaaaaaaaacattttattctcaaaacaaacaataaataagaattttctTCAAAAACTACCCACCTGTAAACTGTCATCATTCGAATTAACACTAATGGTAGAGGAGAAACGACTTTTAAgacgattattattattattgtttgctGTATGATTCATAGTTGTACGCTGATGTGGCTGAAGTTGTGGCACATTAGCAACTCCTGGTCCAGCCACTTCGGAGCCCGTctcttctttaattttattttttaaagaagcAAACATTTTACTTTGTGTATATTTTggttaataatatatttaaatataataattattgcaCTAATTACTGGGTTGGGTATCAGTCTATTTTAACATTAAAGGATATGAAAGATTATTTTAGCTaagaacttttattttcattttctttaagCCATTATTTGGAATGTTTAGGCTGCTTTAACTAATGGTATGTTTTGGTTATTTCATGTTTTTCTAATTTACACTTCGTTTAACATGGTgaactaattatttttttatctatttcgtagtttattttgtgttttttcgagGAGCTTATCAAGTAATTATGCAAATTTtcctacttttttttttatttgtatttcccaataagaaaaaaaaattatgacaccttgttgtttttctttcgaTAGTATTTTTGTTATGGCAATACTGACTGGATGTTGTCAATATTTGGGACAGTTAAATAAGCGTTTTTATTCGTACCATCTTGTAGTGGCAACACCGCGTCAGGCGTCAGCGGCTGACAtgagcaaaaccatttttttttatattgagttATTCGAAGCTAGAATTGGGGGTCTATCAGCCAATCACTCCCCATAAGAAATACACAGGCGTGAACATGTGAGCCGGTCACGTAAGCCGGAGGAGTAGTAAAAAGCTTGCAGTTTAATTTTTTGGCGCTCACGTTGAGCCAGATTGCAGAAATTGTGCCAAAAAATTGCCAGACTGCTCACATTTGTGCAATCTGGCAACTTTTTGGCACAATTTCTGCAATCTGGCTCAACGTGAGCGCCAAAAAATTAAACTACAAGCTTTTTCACAGATtctgtgaaaattacaaaagtttttgCTTATTGTGTGTGTTTTATGTGAAAAGTATtaacatttaaacaatttcaataatagacaattgtgtttaatattaaataaataaaataaactgttttttgcgaaaaaaaagtgTGATTCAATATGAGTTCTCCCAATAGTTCTACTGCATCAGATGCAGGCGCCGGCGCTGAAACTGTGGAGGAATTTCCAAAAGAAATGTCTGTAGACATGAAACCAGGCTCTCCTTCCTTTGTGGAATATGAGCTAATCTATAATATGACTAGTTTTT
Proteins encoded in this region:
- the Tim10 gene encoding mitochondrial import inner membrane translocase subunit Tim10; the encoded protein is MAMPQISPAEQAKLQMMQEMEIEMMSDLYNRMTNACHKKCIPPRYGEAELGKGEMVCIDRCVAKYLDIHEKIGKKLTAMSVQDEELMKKMSN
- the LOC135960794 gene encoding uncharacterized protein LOC135960794 — translated: MSLGNFGRIAVGWTVITVVGVYSFVISKNSVDKRRYEDMQIRDRMKKSNIGEYESVGTRRFNA
- the Golgin97 gene encoding golgin subfamily A member 1; protein product: MFASLKNKIKEETGSEVAGPGVANVPQLQPHQRTTMNHTANNNNNNRLKSRFSSTISVNSNDDSLQSESLINLRQQCQELSSKASDLQNRISQLQEEKLRVEKTNEILLETVKVAQTQKDIYCEEQEKIQNIQQHEIDKLRSLLSFREQEAVDRLNAMRQHQQQVENLTSELERFKHYETEVEDLKDELQQLRHSSQQDKNNLTTTLAAIEEENRHLKMRLQIVEKARIESLNGLSGDEKLQALVHERKLLEQHLEEAHLQLSDIKSSWSGQNLALETQVSRLSKQVAEETTEKRKVLKTKDDLIERVKHVEFELLKANDEIKQRDDKIKLLEEEIDELNVALKECREESEQQVVYERNKSASLEVENRDLKNRLEAADERFGNYAADAANVSQSLRQQMQDIQQQLTDTQVLLESEKEEKLTALLKNAEISQSEELLKKELRDERDEANEIHEKNSSLEVQLKNKQLEISECKQKLEEMEKTMNENNTKMKEYDELQSDITEKNKTIKVLNQRLTDLKKTLQKEFSSAKSLEDTSEIQKTPTATTTPTYSIENNKLCQNCGCLIKNSIIMDEVNFKYLKHVIVKFLTSREVEARHLIRAVATLLKLTKEEEKLLHDTLNWKMSWFGSKPNHGSGQRAFSIPPTS